A single genomic interval of Prunus dulcis chromosome 5, ALMONDv2, whole genome shotgun sequence harbors:
- the LOC117629247 gene encoding probable ribosome biogenesis protein RLP24: protein MRLEKCWFCSSTVYPGHGIQFVRNDAKIFRFCRSKCHKNFKMKRNPRKVKWTKAYRRLRGKDMTQDSTFEFERKRNRPERYDRNLTANTLKAIKKIDKVRVDREARHHEERMKGKKAKEHREAAKELEQSISLVKAPSVLQQDPSFNLPIKVKVSQQQPDKSLAMMEE from the exons ATGAGGTTGGAGAAATGCTGGTTCTGTTCCTCCACCGTGTATCCTGGACATGGGATTCAGTTCGTTCGTAATGATGCAAAG ATTTTTCGATTTTGTAGATCCAAATGCCACAAGAACTTTAAAATGAAGAGGAATCCTCGCAAGGTAAAATGGACTAAGGCCTATAGGCGGTTGCGTGGGAAGGATATGACACAG GACTCGACCTTTGAGTTTGAGAGAAAGCGAAATAGGCCTGAGAGATATGACAGGAATCTTACAGCAAACACTCTGAAGGCCATTAAGAAGATCGATAAAGTTAGAGTCGATAGGGAGGCCAGACACCATGAGGAGAG GATGAAGGGCAAGAAGGCCAAGGAGCACAGGGAGGCAGCAAAAGAGTTGGAACAGAGCATCAGCTTGGTCAAAGCTCCAAGTGTGCTACAACAAGATCCATCGTTCAACTTACCAATCAAGGTCAAGGTTTCTCAACAGCAGCCCGACAAAAGCCTCGCCATGATGGAGGAGTAA
- the LOC117628570 gene encoding olee1-like protein → MSTKSSTTVLAFAFCFLSLLSFAYSNTTDDKIYLTGLVYCDNCQLKSMTEISKMIPGARVRLECREGGNIKSRREGETNPLGMYVFVLEKSKEPLDDCQVTVLHSPDPECKISHEVDPNNKSKTAPVATRKLNLLEGDSVVFIGPSHRVSYPLGLVVEKARPECEQFAKARKHFQN, encoded by the exons ATGTCGACAAAATCTAGCACTACCGTCCTTGCCTttgccttttgtttcttgtccCTCCTCAGTTTCGCTTACTCCAACACCACCGACGACAAAATCTACCTCACCGGCCTGGTCTACTGTGACAACTGCCAATTGAAGTCTATGACAGAGATCAGTAAGATGATTCCAG GTGCAAGGGTGCGATTGGAGTGTAGGGAGGGGGGGAACATAAAATCCAGACGAGAGGGCGAAACCAACCCGCTTGGAATGTACGTGTTTGTGTTGGAAAAATCTAAGGAGCCTTTGGATGATTGTCAAGTGACAGTGTTACACAGCCCTGACCCTGAATGCAAGATTTCCCATGAGGTCGACCCTAACAACAAATCGAAAACTGCGCCGGTGGCCACCCGGAAGCTCAACCTATTAGAAGGAGACAGCGTCGTTTTCATCGGACCAAGCCACCGCGTTTCCTACCCTCTTGGTTTGGTCGTTGAGAAAGCTCGTCCTGAGTGCGAGCAGTTCGCCAAAGCACGCAAGCATTTTCAGAACTAA